Proteins encoded in a region of the Phycisphaerae bacterium genome:
- the rpmF gene encoding 50S ribosomal protein L32, whose protein sequence is MLPVKKKSKTRTGSKRSHHALKAVNLSVCKKCSSPKLPHAACANCGYVNPKITLKLAKKEEA, encoded by the coding sequence ATGTTACCGGTAAAAAAGAAAAGTAAAACGAGAACAGGGTCTAAAAGAAGTCATCACGCGTTAAAAGCCGTGAATCTTTCGGTATGCAAAAAATGCAGCAGTCCGAAATTGCCCCATGCCGCCTGCGCCAACTGCGGATATGTTAATCCGAAAATCACTCTCAAGCTTGCCAAAAAAGAGGAGGCATAG
- a CDS encoding RluA family pseudouridine synthase, with translation MASNKIEIIYQDKDIIAVNKPAGLSVTHDRSGLDDLIKVLHKEIDEDDLRIIHRLDKDTSGIMILAKNKEAQTHYCGLFEKSKVKKTYLALAAGAPEGLTGEIDAPIAESKKDPRKMEVDAKNGKDSKTVWELLADFGSVSLLAVRPQTGRTHQIRVHFQHAGFPLTIDPLYGSNEPLMLSSFKHGYRLSRNAEKEIPLIERLTLCAYQLETENLNLIAPLERKFKAAIKMLTKYNSKGPAAFVNDQNFQKLLNAEPLLLNI, from the coding sequence ATGGCATCAAATAAAATAGAAATTATCTATCAGGACAAGGATATTATCGCCGTCAACAAACCGGCCGGTCTGAGCGTTACGCACGACCGGAGCGGTCTGGACGACCTTATCAAAGTATTACACAAAGAAATCGACGAAGATGATTTAAGGATTATTCATCGGCTGGACAAGGATACAAGCGGCATAATGATACTGGCCAAAAACAAAGAGGCACAGACTCATTATTGCGGCCTGTTCGAGAAATCAAAGGTCAAAAAAACATATCTCGCTCTGGCGGCAGGGGCGCCTGAAGGTTTAACAGGCGAAATAGACGCCCCTATCGCGGAAAGCAAAAAAGACCCGCGAAAGATGGAAGTTGACGCTAAAAACGGAAAAGACTCCAAAACCGTATGGGAACTTTTGGCCGATTTCGGGAGCGTAAGCCTGCTTGCCGTCCGGCCGCAAACAGGCAGAACTCACCAGATAAGGGTACATTTTCAGCACGCCGGCTTCCCGCTCACCATCGACCCGCTTTATGGGTCAAATGAGCCGCTGATGCTTTCGAGTTTCAAACATGGCTACAGACTTTCCAGAAACGCTGAAAAGGAAATTCCACTGATAGAAAGGCTTACCCTCTGCGCGTACCAGCTGGAAACGGAGAACCTGAATCTTATCGCTCCGCTCGAAAGAAAGTTCAAGGCGGCAATTAAAATGCTTACCAAATACAACTCAAAAGGCCCTGCGGCATTTGTAAATGACCAGAATTTTCAGAAACTTTTGAACGCTGAGCCTCTGCTGCTGAATATCTGA
- a CDS encoding NfeD family protein, protein MQTKFFIFLLCVVCFLSTEVLAKAEPAIAAESNIIIPVDLPEATAAVITCNGLIDDGLYASIKRRANTALEMGANYIILEIETYGGLVKSADDISKYLILELSQKAKTVAYINTEAISAGAMISVSCQDIIMRENTTIGDCAPIQMGGEPLGDVEREKTESFVRATFQRAAQANNYPVALLEAMVSRHKKVWRVENTKTGLCEFYEDEKLPKDNRLYDLKAKELIDNENEILTLTAAKAQEYGIARMVATDINEAMTFLGIRDNVKFSPNIIRLEPNWSEQLVRLLNHPTLTGILFMVGLLGIYIELKTPGIGLPGFVAVICFAIIFGSRYLTGLATWWEIAVFAIGIILLATEIFIIPGFGITGVLGILFIIIGLFAVLIPNRPDELPWPKSDFNDVQWQILSNGAWGFSIGFIGFIVIAYILAKFLPKTGPFKGLILAPAMAGPKMEADITAPPQKSGELKAGNMGIAITKLRPAGQARFEDAVVDVVAEGEFIEKGQKIKIIQIQGNKVVVRKIEE, encoded by the coding sequence ATGCAGACAAAATTCTTCATTTTTCTGTTATGTGTGGTTTGTTTCCTGTCCACCGAAGTTTTAGCGAAGGCGGAGCCGGCTATTGCCGCCGAGTCTAACATTATCATTCCTGTTGACCTGCCCGAAGCAACCGCTGCGGTGATTACCTGCAACGGCCTGATTGACGATGGTCTGTACGCTTCCATAAAACGGCGGGCAAATACAGCTCTTGAAATGGGCGCAAACTATATCATTCTTGAAATAGAAACTTACGGCGGTCTTGTCAAAAGCGCAGACGATATATCAAAATATCTCATTCTTGAACTATCGCAAAAAGCAAAGACAGTCGCCTATATTAACACCGAGGCAATAAGCGCCGGAGCGATGATAAGCGTTTCCTGCCAAGACATAATAATGAGGGAAAATACCACAATCGGCGACTGCGCTCCAATCCAGATGGGCGGCGAGCCTTTGGGAGATGTAGAACGAGAAAAAACGGAAAGCTTCGTACGAGCAACGTTCCAGCGAGCGGCACAGGCTAACAATTATCCTGTCGCCCTGCTCGAGGCGATGGTAAGCAGACATAAAAAAGTATGGCGGGTAGAAAACACAAAAACAGGACTCTGTGAATTCTATGAGGATGAAAAACTGCCCAAAGACAACCGTCTTTATGACCTGAAAGCAAAAGAACTCATAGACAATGAAAATGAAATCCTGACGCTTACGGCGGCAAAAGCGCAGGAATACGGCATCGCAAGAATGGTGGCAACCGATATAAATGAAGCGATGACTTTTCTCGGGATTCGCGATAACGTAAAATTTTCACCGAATATTATCCGGCTGGAACCGAACTGGTCCGAACAGCTTGTCAGACTGCTTAATCATCCCACCCTTACGGGTATTCTTTTTATGGTCGGGCTTCTCGGCATTTATATCGAATTGAAAACGCCCGGCATTGGTCTGCCTGGGTTCGTAGCGGTGATTTGTTTCGCGATAATTTTCGGCAGCAGGTATCTGACCGGCCTTGCGACGTGGTGGGAAATCGCGGTTTTCGCAATCGGCATTATCCTGCTGGCAACTGAAATTTTTATTATTCCCGGCTTCGGCATAACAGGCGTACTGGGAATTTTATTTATCATAATAGGTCTTTTCGCAGTCCTGATTCCAAACAGACCGGATGAACTGCCCTGGCCAAAAAGCGATTTCAATGACGTTCAATGGCAGATTTTATCAAACGGTGCATGGGGCTTTTCGATTGGTTTTATTGGTTTTATTGTCATAGCTTATATATTGGCCAAATTTCTGCCGAAGACCGGCCCGTTTAAAGGCCTTATCCTTGCTCCTGCCATGGCCGGGCCTAAAATGGAAGCGGATATAACCGCCCCGCCGCAAAAGAGCGGCGAACTGAAAGCCGGCAATATGGGAATCGCAATTACAAAATTAAGGCCGGCAGGTCAGGCACGATTTGAAGATGCTGTCGTCGATGTCGTCGCCGAGGGTGAATTCATCGAAAAAGGTCAGAAAATAAAAATCATACAAATTCAAGGCAATAAAGTTGTAGTCAGGAAGATTGAGGAATAA
- the plsX gene encoding phosphate acyltransferase PlsX: MRIAIDAMGGDYAPDEILNGALESIEILDKGDTIILLGPAEVIESKLGAKTISKYADVIKIVNAPEIIGMDESPVDALRKKRNSSISIMTKLAADGEADAVISAGNTGACVAACQMRMRNIEGVHRPGIAVVFPTFEGPVTMCDVGANIACKPINFYQYAVMASMYSRNLLGIESPRVGIMSIGEEEAKGNEIVKKARELIRSDPKINFIGNIEGRDIFKGKCDVAICDGFVGNVVLKLTEGLVDGLFKVIKHEIKQQSFLLALKFKSVMMKMYQKYDYHEYGGALLLGVNGTSVICHGSSKARTIKNAVIASRKFHNMGINAKIKEYLATTTVKGADE; the protein is encoded by the coding sequence ATGAGGATAGCTATTGACGCCATGGGTGGCGATTATGCACCTGATGAAATCCTCAACGGTGCTCTTGAGTCGATAGAGATACTCGACAAAGGCGATACTATAATTCTTCTCGGTCCCGCCGAAGTTATCGAATCCAAACTTGGAGCAAAGACCATCAGTAAATACGCTGATGTCATAAAAATCGTCAATGCGCCTGAAATTATAGGAATGGATGAATCGCCTGTTGACGCCCTCAGGAAAAAACGCAACAGCTCCATATCCATTATGACTAAACTTGCTGCCGACGGCGAGGCTGACGCGGTTATCTCTGCCGGCAACACCGGCGCCTGCGTCGCGGCCTGTCAAATGAGAATGCGAAACATCGAAGGAGTGCACAGACCCGGAATCGCTGTCGTTTTCCCGACTTTCGAGGGGCCTGTTACTATGTGCGATGTCGGCGCAAATATCGCCTGCAAGCCGATTAACTTTTATCAATACGCTGTAATGGCATCTATGTATTCGAGAAATCTCCTCGGCATCGAGAGCCCGCGAGTCGGAATTATGAGTATCGGCGAGGAAGAGGCCAAGGGAAATGAAATTGTAAAAAAAGCCAGGGAGCTTATCAGGAGCGACCCGAAAATCAATTTTATCGGCAATATTGAGGGCCGCGATATATTCAAAGGCAAATGCGATGTCGCGATATGCGACGGATTTGTCGGAAATGTAGTACTTAAGCTTACCGAAGGTCTGGTTGACGGCCTTTTCAAGGTTATAAAGCACGAAATTAAGCAGCAGTCATTTCTACTTGCACTGAAGTTCAAATCTGTAATGATGAAGATGTACCAGAAATACGATTACCACGAGTACGGCGGAGCGCTGCTGTTAGGCGTGAATGGTACATCGGTTATATGCCACGGCTCAAGCAAGGCCAGAACCATAAAAAATGCTGTTATAGCATCTCGAAAATTTCACAATATGGGAATAAACGCGAAAATTAAGGAATATCTGGCAACTACAACTGTTAAGGGCGCCGATGAGTAG
- a CDS encoding homoserine dehydrogenase encodes MSEKTIKIGIVGFGTVGSGVAKILLEDSDYIEARTGIRLELTRVVDVDTKKERPVKLPAGILTSDLNSLLNDKDIQIAIELVGGTKIAKEIQMKMLAAGKDVVTANKALLAEHGNELYAAAHKADRCIAFEASCAGGIPIISAIRTGLAANRIKAIYGIVNGTCNYILSNMTKKNESFKAALKQAQDKGYAEADPTLDISGGDSAHKLAILASISFGCEILPSDIFVEGIENIDIVDIRYGREMGYTLKLLAIGQKTGDGKVFLRVHPSFISSENALARVDGPFNAVSVFGHAVGQVMFYGRGAGMMPTASAVAADIIEVAMGNSKKLFKHLTLEPRNKINSSFGKIDDLISRFYIKLKVSDKPGVFAQICTILANHEISLSGVLQHEEHNHNNMVPAIVITHQTQQKRITAALADLAKLEIVKDKPVCIRIVDIPEDSD; translated from the coding sequence ATGTCTGAAAAAACTATAAAAATAGGAATAGTCGGCTTCGGCACAGTGGGCAGCGGAGTTGCGAAGATTCTGCTTGAGGATTCAGACTACATCGAGGCAAGAACCGGCATAAGACTCGAGCTTACCAGGGTTGTGGACGTTGACACGAAAAAAGAGCGGCCCGTAAAACTGCCTGCAGGAATTCTTACCAGCGATTTAAACAGCCTGCTTAACGACAAGGACATTCAAATCGCAATCGAACTTGTCGGCGGGACAAAGATTGCCAAAGAAATCCAGATGAAAATGCTCGCCGCCGGCAAAGATGTCGTTACCGCCAATAAGGCACTGCTGGCCGAGCACGGCAACGAACTTTATGCCGCTGCGCACAAAGCCGATAGGTGTATCGCTTTCGAAGCGAGCTGCGCCGGCGGAATACCGATTATCTCAGCCATCAGAACAGGACTGGCGGCCAACAGGATAAAGGCAATTTACGGAATAGTAAACGGAACCTGCAATTATATTCTCTCGAATATGACAAAGAAGAACGAGAGCTTTAAGGCGGCACTGAAACAGGCCCAGGATAAGGGCTACGCCGAGGCGGACCCCACGCTTGACATCAGCGGCGGCGACAGCGCACATAAGCTTGCGATTCTGGCGTCAATAAGTTTCGGCTGCGAAATTCTGCCCAGCGACATTTTCGTCGAAGGCATTGAAAACATCGATATAGTCGATATCCGTTACGGCAGAGAGATGGGCTATACCCTGAAACTTCTCGCAATCGGCCAAAAGACCGGCGACGGCAAAGTTTTCCTGCGTGTTCATCCGTCCTTTATATCCAGCGAGAACGCACTTGCGAGAGTCGACGGCCCCTTCAATGCCGTGAGCGTATTCGGCCACGCAGTGGGTCAGGTAATGTTCTACGGCCGCGGAGCAGGTATGATGCCTACCGCTTCGGCTGTCGCAGCCGATATTATCGAAGTGGCGATGGGCAATTCCAAAAAACTTTTCAAACACCTGACACTTGAGCCGAGAAATAAAATTAATTCTTCTTTCGGCAAAATAGACGACCTCATCAGCAGGTTTTATATAAAACTCAAGGTTTCAGACAAGCCCGGCGTGTTCGCTCAAATCTGCACGATACTGGCTAATCACGAGATAAGTCTTTCAGGTGTTCTTCAGCACGAAGAGCATAATCACAATAATATGGTACCTGCTATTGTGATAACTCATCAAACGCAGCAGAAAAGAATAACAGCGGCACTTGCAGATTTGGCAAAACTTGAAATAGTAAAAGATAAGCCGGTCTGCATAAGAATAGTCGATATACCGGAGGACAGCGATTGA
- a CDS encoding beta-ketoacyl-ACP synthase III gives MSSTKTSLDSAFRAVIAGTGSCIPQKQLTNEDLTKMVDTNDEWITTRTGIKVRHIAAENETTATLAFEAAKKAIQKADIAAEDIEMIIVATITPEMVFPSTACFVQNMLGAKKAWAFDISAACSGFVYALSIAQNFVINGRYDNVLVIGVETLSKITNYKDRASCILFGDGAGAAVIKRGDKNGPKGIFYSTSGSDGSGWTSLNCPAYGSRHPVGKPLENPDSVYMHINGREVYQLAVRKIIETVDDCMTNCGISTSDVDLFIPHQMNARIIESVAKRLALADEKVFINIDKYGNTSAASIPIALDECMQQGRIKKGDIVLFVAFGGGLTWGANVIEF, from the coding sequence ATGAGTAGCACAAAAACGAGTTTAGATTCCGCCTTTCGGGCTGTTATTGCGGGGACAGGTTCCTGCATACCCCAAAAGCAGCTTACAAACGAAGACCTTACAAAAATGGTCGATACCAACGATGAATGGATTACAACCAGGACCGGAATAAAGGTTCGTCATATTGCCGCTGAAAATGAAACAACGGCTACCCTGGCCTTTGAGGCCGCTAAGAAAGCAATTCAAAAGGCCGATATTGCTGCTGAAGATATTGAGATGATTATCGTGGCGACGATAACTCCCGAAATGGTATTTCCATCGACGGCCTGTTTCGTACAGAATATGCTCGGTGCGAAAAAAGCATGGGCTTTCGATATTTCAGCCGCCTGCAGCGGGTTTGTTTATGCACTTAGTATCGCGCAGAATTTCGTGATAAACGGAAGATACGACAATGTCCTTGTCATAGGCGTTGAAACGCTGAGCAAAATCACCAACTACAAGGACAGGGCAAGCTGTATCCTTTTCGGTGATGGAGCCGGCGCCGCTGTTATAAAAAGAGGCGATAAAAATGGTCCAAAGGGAATCTTCTACAGTACTTCAGGCTCGGACGGTTCAGGCTGGACTTCGTTAAATTGCCCCGCTTATGGAAGCAGACATCCTGTTGGAAAGCCGCTGGAGAATCCAGATTCTGTCTATATGCATATTAACGGCAGAGAAGTTTATCAGCTTGCGGTCAGGAAAATTATTGAAACCGTTGACGACTGCATGACAAATTGCGGCATATCTACAAGCGATGTGGATTTGTTTATTCCTCACCAGATGAACGCAAGAATAATTGAGTCTGTCGCGAAAAGGCTCGCTCTTGCCGACGAAAAGGTATTCATAAATATCGATAAATACGGCAACACCTCGGCAGCCTCTATACCCATCGCTCTTGACGAGTGCATGCAGCAGGGCAGAATTAAAAAGGGTGATATTGTTCTGTTTGTCGCTTTCGGCGGCGGGTTAACATGGGGCGCTAACGTAATTGAATTCTGA
- the floA gene encoding flotillin-like protein FloA (flotillin-like protein involved in membrane lipid rafts), which translates to MTISNLFILAEMPKAVSGIGLIIILVLIFIFGLLVLAYGRLWLQARLSGAPVAIGELIGMTLRKVNASRIVSARIMAIQAGLDLTRRDLESHYLAGGRVENVVRALIAADRANLNLTFKVATAIDLAGRDILDAVQTSVNPKVIDCPDPGKGRETIDAVSQDGIQLRAKARVTVRTNLQRLIGGATEPTIIARVGEGIVTTIGSAISHKSVLENPDNISKQVLAKSLDAGTAFEILSIDIADIDVGDNIGAKLQADQAKADLARAQAEAEKRRAMAVAREQEMKALVQENHAKVVLAEAEVPLAMAEAFRKGNMGIMDYYKMKNIMADTTMRDSISKPPKKEQ; encoded by the coding sequence ATGACAATCTCGAATCTCTTTATTCTTGCTGAAATGCCAAAGGCAGTATCGGGTATAGGCCTGATAATTATTCTGGTACTTATATTTATTTTCGGTTTGCTGGTACTGGCTTACGGCCGGCTGTGGCTGCAGGCAAGATTGTCCGGCGCACCAGTCGCAATCGGCGAACTTATCGGAATGACACTGCGGAAGGTTAACGCCAGCAGAATCGTCAGCGCACGAATTATGGCGATTCAGGCAGGTCTTGATTTGACCCGCCGCGACCTCGAAAGCCATTATCTTGCAGGCGGCCGAGTTGAAAACGTCGTTCGTGCATTAATTGCCGCCGACAGGGCAAATTTGAATTTGACCTTCAAGGTCGCCACAGCAATCGACCTTGCAGGCAGAGATATTCTCGATGCCGTTCAGACTTCGGTTAACCCAAAGGTTATCGACTGCCCTGATCCCGGAAAAGGCAGGGAAACCATTGACGCTGTTTCTCAGGACGGTATCCAGCTAAGGGCAAAGGCACGCGTAACGGTTCGTACAAACCTTCAGCGTCTTATCGGCGGTGCGACAGAACCAACCATTATCGCACGCGTCGGCGAGGGTATCGTAACAACAATAGGCAGCGCGATATCTCACAAAAGCGTTCTTGAAAATCCCGATAACATTTCCAAGCAGGTTCTTGCCAAGAGCCTTGATGCCGGTACGGCATTTGAAATTCTCTCGATTGATATCGCAGATATCGACGTAGGCGATAACATCGGCGCAAAGCTTCAGGCCGACCAGGCCAAGGCAGACCTTGCCAGGGCACAGGCTGAGGCTGAAAAACGCCGTGCAATGGCCGTTGCCCGCGAACAGGAAATGAAAGCGCTGGTTCAGGAAAATCACGCGAAGGTAGTTCTTGCCGAAGCGGAGGTGCCGCTTGCAATGGCCGAGGCTTTTAGAAAAGGCAATATGGGCATAATGGACTATTATAAAATGAAAAATATTATGGCTGATACGACTATGAGAGATTCAATCTCAAAGCCGCCGAAAAAAGAACAATAA
- a CDS encoding aminotransferase class I/II-fold pyridoxal phosphate-dependent enzyme, whose translation MKYLADRTALIDASGIRKIFNLAASMKDPVNFSIGQPDFDVPEPLRQVAIDAIKHGKNKYTQTGGDPALCAKIAGQITAQFKWQNPSVLFASGVSGGLLLAFMSLINPGDEVIIPDPYFVMYKHLVNLLGGKCVFIDTYPDFRLHPEKITDKITSKTKLIVINSPCNPTGSVYSQNELKQLAEIAAKNETLILSDEIYDKFCYDSEYPSIASIYPNTILMKGFSKSYAMTGWRLAYVAAPQHLKPIIEEMTKIQQYTFVCAPAPFQQAALAALDYDISDLIAGYKAKRDIMYEGLKDKFEMIKPAGAFYTFIKSPKGTGTEFVEKAIKNNLLIIPGCVFSEKNTHFRLCYTTTNDKIKQGIDILRKLV comes from the coding sequence GTGAAGTATCTTGCAGACAGAACGGCTCTTATAGACGCGAGCGGCATAAGAAAAATTTTCAATCTTGCCGCTTCTATGAAGGACCCGGTTAATTTTTCAATCGGCCAGCCGGATTTCGACGTTCCCGAGCCGCTAAGGCAGGTCGCTATTGATGCAATAAAACACGGCAAAAATAAATACACCCAAACGGGCGGTGACCCGGCGCTTTGTGCAAAAATAGCCGGACAGATTACCGCACAGTTCAAATGGCAAAATCCATCCGTTCTTTTCGCCAGCGGCGTCAGCGGCGGATTGCTGCTTGCTTTTATGAGCCTGATTAATCCCGGCGACGAGGTGATAATCCCTGACCCCTATTTCGTGATGTATAAACATCTCGTAAATCTGCTCGGCGGAAAATGCGTATTTATAGATACGTATCCTGACTTCAGACTACATCCGGAAAAAATCACCGACAAAATCACGAGCAAAACAAAATTGATTGTCATAAATTCACCATGCAATCCTACCGGCTCGGTCTATTCGCAAAACGAACTTAAACAGCTTGCTGAAATCGCCGCTAAAAACGAAACGCTGATTCTCTCTGACGAGATTTATGATAAATTCTGCTACGACTCGGAATATCCGAGCATAGCTTCAATCTATCCAAACACAATTCTTATGAAAGGTTTCAGCAAGTCTTACGCTATGACCGGCTGGCGGCTGGCGTATGTAGCCGCACCGCAGCATCTGAAACCGATAATCGAGGAAATGACGAAAATTCAGCAATATACTTTTGTCTGTGCCCCTGCCCCATTCCAGCAAGCAGCACTTGCGGCCCTTGATTATGACATAAGCGACCTTATCGCAGGCTACAAAGCCAAACGCGACATTATGTACGAAGGCCTGAAGGACAAATTCGAAATGATAAAGCCTGCCGGCGCTTTTTATACCTTTATAAAGTCTCCTAAAGGCACAGGAACCGAATTTGTCGAAAAGGCGATTAAAAATAATCTGCTGATTATTCCCGGCTGTGTTTTCAGCGAAAAAAACACGCATTTCCGTCTTTGCTATACCACGACCAATGACAAAATTAAGCAAGGCATCGATATTTTAAGAAAACTCGTCTGA
- a CDS encoding Do family serine endopeptidase — MKHRKALALILTLAIIFASAAICPAEPDKKSDIETLRNTGEVFADIAAKVGPAVVFVSVKQEYTQRRPDMFFGDPFEQFQNDEFFQRFFGRQFQQRRQQQQQPRERKQIRRGQGSGFIITADGYILTNNHVVKDANEIMVKLSDDRELPAKVIGTDPETDVAVIKIDANDLPTVEMGDSDKLKVGEWVLAIGNPFGLSHTVTSGIVSAKGRSGLRFADSELAYQNFIQTDAAINFGNSGGPLINIDGQVIGINSAIYSQSGGYSGIGFAIPINMAKYVYEQLKEGGKVTRGYIGIYGKNVTPEMAELLGAKGHKGVVVDNVVKDSPAEKAQLQQGDIIIKKDGKKIDDWDNFRNEVAKIQPGTKIILTVIRDGKEKDFTVELEARKTETASAESQEESADKLGITVQDLTPEIAQQFGYKDEQSGVIVAGVQVGSPAEEAQITVGTLILEVNRQKVQDADNFWELIKKAGNTVLLYVQQEEYSRYIVIKLSGK, encoded by the coding sequence ATGAAGCACAGGAAAGCCCTCGCACTTATTTTAACCCTTGCAATTATTTTTGCCTCGGCTGCGATTTGTCCGGCCGAACCTGATAAAAAATCAGATATTGAAACCCTGCGGAATACCGGCGAAGTTTTTGCTGATATTGCCGCAAAGGTTGGCCCCGCGGTGGTTTTCGTAAGTGTTAAGCAGGAATATACCCAGCGGAGGCCGGATATGTTTTTTGGTGACCCGTTCGAGCAGTTTCAGAATGATGAATTTTTCCAAAGGTTTTTCGGCCGGCAGTTTCAGCAGCGGCGTCAGCAACAGCAGCAGCCTCGGGAAAGAAAACAAATCCGTCGTGGTCAGGGCTCAGGTTTTATAATCACAGCCGATGGTTATATTCTTACCAATAATCACGTTGTCAAGGACGCCAACGAAATAATGGTAAAACTTTCCGATGACAGGGAATTACCGGCAAAGGTAATCGGTACAGACCCCGAAACCGATGTCGCTGTAATTAAAATTGACGCTAACGATTTGCCGACAGTCGAAATGGGTGATTCGGATAAGCTTAAGGTAGGCGAGTGGGTGCTTGCAATCGGCAATCCGTTCGGCCTGAGTCATACGGTAACATCAGGTATAGTTTCGGCCAAGGGCAGAAGCGGCCTGAGGTTTGCCGATTCGGAACTGGCGTATCAGAATTTTATACAAACAGATGCCGCCATTAATTTCGGCAACTCCGGCGGACCTTTGATTAATATCGATGGACAAGTCATAGGAATCAATTCAGCGATATACAGCCAGAGCGGAGGTTATTCAGGTATTGGTTTTGCCATCCCAATCAATATGGCTAAATATGTCTATGAACAGCTTAAAGAGGGAGGAAAGGTCACTCGCGGCTATATAGGCATTTATGGTAAAAATGTCACTCCTGAAATGGCCGAACTGCTTGGCGCAAAAGGTCATAAAGGCGTAGTGGTTGATAATGTCGTAAAGGATAGTCCCGCCGAAAAGGCACAGCTTCAGCAGGGCGACATTATTATAAAGAAAGATGGAAAGAAAATTGACGACTGGGACAATTTCAGGAATGAAGTTGCAAAGATACAGCCTGGCACGAAAATAATACTTACTGTTATCAGGGACGGCAAAGAAAAGGATTTTACAGTTGAGCTTGAGGCCAGAAAGACAGAAACCGCTTCTGCCGAATCGCAGGAAGAATCAGCAGACAAACTCGGCATAACAGTGCAGGATTTGACGCCGGAAATTGCTCAGCAGTTTGGTTATAAAGATGAGCAGTCAGGCGTTATTGTAGCCGGGGTACAGGTCGGTTCGCCTGCTGAAGAGGCTCAGATTACTGTCGGAACACTAATACTTGAGGTTAATCGCCAAAAAGTACAGGATGCGGATAATTTCTGGGAACTGATTAAAAAAGCCGGAAATACTGTTCTGCTTTATGTTCAGCAAGAGGAATACTCGAGATATATAGTAATAAAACTCAGCGGAAAATAA
- a CDS encoding small basic protein: MSIDRSLKLKGALVRHRNVLTRTERLKRLKDEEKWEEGNSLFGLAKVANRKVAAVKKEPKKAAAAVEGAAAPAAGAPAAAGKGAAPAGKAAPAGKAAPAAKPAGGKK, translated from the coding sequence ATGTCAATTGATCGTTCACTTAAACTTAAAGGTGCTCTTGTAAGGCACCGTAACGTACTTACGCGTACAGAGAGACTTAAACGGCTCAAAGACGAAGAAAAGTGGGAAGAAGGCAACAGCCTCTTCGGTCTGGCCAAGGTAGCCAACAGGAAAGTTGCCGCGGTTAAGAAAGAGCCCAAGAAGGCAGCAGCAGCCGTAGAAGGCGCAGCGGCACCGGCAGCCGGTGCACCAGCCGCAGCAGGCAAAGGCGCCGCACCAGCCGGTAAAGCAGCTCCGGCGGGCAAAGCCGCCCCTGCAGCCAAACCAGCAGGCGGAAAGAAATAG
- a CDS encoding NfeD family protein, which translates to MFWWIFLAIFLFLLCAVLLVAEVFVPSFGLITLCAITSLIGGIVIFFKLNPTAGWCGIIVAVIMIPATLVFAYKIFPKTRFGKSVSLDGPKRQKGDAISDTDQLEALLGQKAKAITMLRPVGMCDFAGTRLECVAETGYVEKGKTVEVIKVEGTQLTVREIENS; encoded by the coding sequence ATGTTCTGGTGGATATTTTTAGCGATTTTTTTGTTTTTGCTCTGTGCCGTTTTGCTCGTAGCGGAAGTTTTTGTGCCCAGTTTCGGCCTGATTACTCTCTGTGCCATTACTTCGCTCATCGGCGGCATCGTAATTTTCTTCAAGCTCAATCCCACAGCCGGCTGGTGCGGCATAATAGTCGCTGTGATTATGATACCGGCCACGCTGGTCTTTGCTTATAAAATATTTCCGAAAACCCGGTTCGGCAAATCAGTTTCACTGGACGGCCCCAAAAGACAAAAAGGCGACGCAATATCCGACACCGACCAGCTCGAAGCCCTTTTGGGCCAAAAAGCCAAAGCGATAACCATGCTCAGGCCGGTAGGAATGTGCGATTTTGCGGGAACAAGACTTGAATGTGTCGCAGAAACCGGTTATGTTGAGAAAGGAAAAACCGTTGAGGTTATAAAAGTAGAAGGTACACAATTAACAGTCAGGGAAATAGAAAATTCTTAA